In Lolium rigidum isolate FL_2022 chromosome 7, APGP_CSIRO_Lrig_0.1, whole genome shotgun sequence, the DNA window gggcgctttggctaaatagaaatgacaagatttttaatgacaaaaatttctccttgttgcaggtcatctacagatgtacagggattcttcgttcatggttacctcttcagtgCATGGAGAACTGAGACCTATTTACggtggtctgtacacggttggaggctacggcgagggatactttttccctacatgggtggcagcatagtctacggattgaagccccacccacaccttaggcgttatatgattcatcgttccgatatgtatttcgcctagataTTTTTTAGTTTGACATCTTTTTTGGACTTGAGACacaaaaacggctgtgtgcatcctggttatgcagaggctggatgtaattgctttcccaAAAAGTAACAAAGcatcctttataaaaaaaaaacaatacatgatgatgtaggtGTTGTTGTTGTCGTGCTACTCTAGCTCGCCCGACATCATTGTGTTCCTGCTAAGCTAGTCGTCCTCCTCGAGCTCCTTCTGCTCTTCCTCGTGTCCTATCTCGCACTACCGGCCTACCGCCATGCACCGACGTACTCTAGCATTTGACCGCGTCAACGAAGTACCTCTAGTGGCCATTTAGGAGTGGAACCACCATCTTCTAGTTCGCCATGCCCTCCCAACTCGAGCACACTAGCACGTGTCACCCCGGTCGCTTGCCGTGGGCTGGATCGATAGAGGAGCAGATGGTTGCCAGGAAGCCATGTTGAAATCATTGTTATTCTGTTCGTGAAGTCCTTTTCCCCCTAAATTTACAGTTTCAAGTACGGTTTATGTTCTGGCCGAGCAAATTTAAAGTCATAAAGACCTTTTTTCGCTAGCCTTTATCCATGCTTGATAGAGATGCTCTCATTTGTGGTAGGTAGTAGGAAGCATTTTTTTTAACATGAAATATATGTAACATTATAGTTCAGAGTACAACATATCTCAACAACAAAGTATCGAGTGACGATTGAAGGTGCCTAAACGCACAATATGATAGAAAGATGATCTAAACACATGTAGTTGATACCGAAGATTGCCTATGAAACCAAACAACGATCGTTCATCCGCCGACAACACAGACTCGATATTGCTGCATCTACAATCTTCAAGGGCCTTCATTGCGCTCCATACCAGTTGATGCTCCGCGGGTGGCTCTCCCGACGGTCTATCTGGCGTATGCATTTGAGGCTGAGGAGGACTGAGCCGTAGATTTCGACGAACCATCACCGAGTTCAATCTCAATGGGTCCCCGCGGTTAAATCTGAGGatcaacaacataggtgttgttaCGTCCACCTCTGGTGACACAACCCAAACGGTAGAAGGACGACATCTTCTACCatttctgctccggtgctcctcccctgaAAAAATTCTGGGCACGTCAAACACAACAACGGTGGAGATCTTCCCATACATGTTCGCAAGCGGGAGCACGGTTGTAATTTTAGTGTAGATCCATTGTCCGTACAGACCTGTATAAGCCCATATGGCCCGCGTTGTGTTGTATCTTTTTTGTACGTATCTACGGTCACATGCGTGTACCAAAATACAAGGCATGCACGAGATGGGGCGGTACTTAGGCGGATGAGATCGCGTTAACTAGTCGCGTGACCTTTTTTTCTTTCCAACGCGAAGTACATATACCGTATCAATACAGGCGGGTATACATGGGCTAGATATGAGTTTCGGTGGGCCTAATGCAGGAAAAAATATATAAGCAAATCCCTTtagggggggagcaccggagcagccctCATCTTCTACAAGGTGATCATCTGGCAAGCATAACAATGTGCCTTTTGAACTCATGAAAGAACTATCCTGCACCCATATAGCGTTGCCTCTGTTGATAGTTTTGCGAGCATAGAAGCAGTTTCAAGATCTTCGTTGCCGATAAATCTCATTTCTTGTGTGTGAGTAAAACTAATGATTCAAAATTTTGAGTATTGTATTGTCTTGTCTCCATAAGCTCACAAGGCGGAATATTCActcagtgggaggcgatgtttccgtcgacagcgaggcatcTGTGCTGATTTagtcaatttcaagattcaatcTGTCGGCTCAGCCTTTCGGAGGTGCtcgtaggggtagggtgtgcatgtgtgcgtcataggggtgagtgtatgcgcttgTATGTGAACGCCTGTGTTTgaactgtgtttctaaaaaaaagctCACAATGTGGATATTATTCCAATCATAACATTTCAATCCTTGAGCAACAAAAATCAAAGGCTAGAACAATAGATTCGGAATCTCCAAAGCCAGAATATTATAAAGGCTTAACTTAGCATACCAATAGTTGGAGGTCAAATGAAGTCTGGCGGAATCTTCGGTTGCAGAATCGAAAAGAAACTCAGAGTAGTTTCTGCTGCACATGAAGGCctacaaccaaataaccatatctTGAGCAAAATCACCAGGTGGTAGCCTGGTAGGAAGCATTTGAAGAAGCATAGTAGGAGCCATCAACCCATCAGTCCCGAGAGATCCTCATGTCTGTCGCCAACACTACGAGTAAAAGAACGATTTCAAATCAGAACCATCCCATACTGCCCATGCACGTTTCTcttcgaaaaaaaaaagagatcggAATGCATATGCAGGTCTGTCTGTGCATATAGTACAAATTTAAAAGGCATTTGAATTGTAGCACCGGTGGGGAGGATGGGGGCAGATCACGGGGCCTATCCATCTCGACGCACTTCTCCTTCCTGCCAAGCTGCAGCAGGCAGCACCCAGCAGCAGGCCAGTCACTGCACCCTATTCTATTGTACTGTCGGGGACACCCACAAATATTTCAAAAACTTTGCTGTCCCGTTGCTCCAACAGTTGTGATTTGACATTACATCCTGGTTTCCAGTTTTTAAAAGTGCACACATGGCATCTTTGATGTAGTACAATTTCTCATGGATGCTCTTCAAGCTTGAATCTAGCTGGATTTTGTAACCGTGGCGTTCTTACGTTCATGGAAACGTTATGAAACGAGTTCAGAATTCAGAGTCACTGAAAAACACTTGGGAGATCTAGTTCTAACAACCGGCGTGGTGTATATTACAGCaactgaaaaagaaaagaaaattttgcACAAAACATCAAGAATGATCGGCGACAAGAAGAATCTGATGCATTATTTTCCAGCACGGCCACCACCTAATCCTGCGGATCTCTGAGCACCATCCCCAGCTTCTCCGGCCTGTTCCTCCGTcccgcggcggcgacgtccgtcttcttctccttggccgGCGAGGACGGGAAGAAGAGGTGCCCGAACCCGAACACGTTGATCACCGGATCCACGCGCACATTGGTCGAGTAGGACCGCTCCATGCCCCTgggccgcggccgccgcgcccCGCCGCCGATGCCCGCCCCCGCGGGCGTGCTGGAGCACCGCTCGAGGCCCCGGAACACGACGCGGCCGGACGCGCTGACGCGGGGGCTCTCGGCGGCCACCGCGGGCCGATGCCGGGCGGGGGCGCGCGGATGCCACGGCGCGCGGGAGGTCCGGCCGGAGTCCGAGGACGaggccgaggacgaggaggagacgCGGGTCAGGAGCGGCTGCCGCCTGGGCGGCGCGCCGTTCCTGCAGTCGGCGGGGTGCTTGTTGGAGATGAGGTGGAGGAGGCTGGCCACTGGAGCGGAGCGCGTGCGCAGCgggga includes these proteins:
- the LOC124671329 gene encoding gametogenetin-like, with the translated sequence MTAAVAVSAPDPFSFHPSIAPLSPPPADAEGSDFEFRIPAAAAALSAADELFSGGKLVPLLPPPPAPLPSLSCSPPPCQEEEPLPEPASPRAPRCAGRRWRDLLLLVTKKPKPAGEGACRTEASLGRRPLLSRDSSSSSSASSCDSGGRTARRPPAPSRSPLRTRSAPVASLLHLISNKHPADCRNGAPPRRQPLLTRVSSSSSASSSDSGRTSRAPWHPRAPARHRPAVAAESPRVSASGRVVFRGLERCSSTPAGAGIGGGARRPRPRGMERSYSTNVRVDPVINVFGFGHLFFPSSPAKEKKTDVAAAGRRNRPEKLGMVLRDPQD